TGCCACTCATGCAGGAACGTTACAACCCCAGCGAGGTCGAACAACTCGCTCAGCAAAACTGGACCGATCGGGACGCCTATCGTGCCGTCGAGAACGCCACCGCTCCGGATGGCTCGCTCAAACCCAAGTTTTACGCATGCTCCATGCTGCCCTACCCCAGTGGCAAGCTACACATGGGCCACGTGCGCAACTACACCATCAACGACATGATGGCGCGCCAGCTACGCATGCGCGGTTTTAACGTTCTCATGCCCATGGGCTGGGATGCTTTTGGCATGCCCGCCGAAAACGCCGCCATCAAGTCACAAGTGCCGCCTGCCAAGTGGACTTACGACAATATCGCCTACATGAAAAAGCAGATGCAGGCGATGGGGCTGGCAATCGACTGGTCGCGCGAAATGTGCGCCTGCGATCCTGAATACTACAAATGGAACCAGTGGCTGTTCCTGAAGATGCTGGAAAAAGGCATTGCCTACCGCAAGACCCAGACGGTGAACTGGGACCCAGTGGACCAAACCGTTCTGGCCAACGAACAGGTTATTGAAGGCCGTGGCTGGCGCTCCGGTGCGCTGGTTGAAAAGCGTGAAATCCCCGGCTACTACCTGCGCATTACCGATTACGCCGAAGAGCTGCTGGATACCGTGAAAACCGGCCTGCCCGGATGGCCCGAGCGTGTACGCCTGATGCAGGAGAACTGGATCGGCAAGAGCCAGGGCGTACGCTTTGCGTTCCCTCACGACATTCGTGACGAGCAAGGCCAACTGATTCAGGACGGTCGTCTGTACGTGTTCACCACCCGCGTGGACACCATCATGGGCGTTACCTTCTGTGCGGTTGCTCCTGAGCACCCGCTGGCTGCCCTGGCTGCCCGCAACAATCCCGAGCTGACGGCCTTTATTGAAGAATGCAAGAAAGGCGGCACCACGGAAGCCGACATGGCTACCCGCGAAAAAGAAGGTCTGCCGACCGGCCTGAGCGTCAAGCACCCCTTGACGGGCGCGGACGTTCCTGTCTGGGTCGGTAACTATGTCTTGATGAGCTACGGTGACGGTGCCGTGATGGGCGTGCCTGCTCACGACGAGCGCGACTTCGCCTTCGCCCTGAAATACCAATTGCCTATCAATCAGGTCATTGGGGTAGAAGGCAAGGAATACGACGCCACCCAATGGCAAGACTGGTACGGCGACAAGCAGCAAGGTCAAACCATCAATTCCGGCAAGTACGACGGCCTGACGCACGTCGCGGCCGTGGATGCCATTGCCGCAGACCTGAACGCCAAGGAACTGGGCGAAAAACAAACCACCTATCGTCTGCGCGACTGGGGCATTTCCCGTCAGCGTTACTGGGGCACCCCGATCCCGATCATCCACTGCGACGATTGCGGACCGGTTCCTGTTCCAGAAAAAGATCTGCCCGTGGTCTTGCCCGAAGAGCTGATTCCCGATGGCAGCGGCAACCCGCTGAACAAGCATGACGCCTTCCTGAAGTGCGCTTGCCCTTCTTGTGGCAAACCCGCACGCCGTGAAACAGATACCATGGACACCTTTGTGGACTCGTCCTGGTACTTCCTGCGCTACACCACACCCAATCTGAACGATTCCATGACCGATCCACGCACCGATTACTGGATGCCCATGGATCAGTACATCGGTGGTATCGAACACGCTGTGCTGCACTTGCTGTACGCCCGCTTCTGGACCAAAGTCATGCGCGACATGGGCCTGGTCAAGATTGACGAGCCCTTCACCCGCCTGCTGTGCCAGGGCATGGTGCTGAACCACAGCTACACCCGCCGCACCCCACAAGGGGGTATCGAATACTTCTGGCCTGAAACTGTCGAAAACGTTTACGACGAAAAAGGCGCGATTATCGGTGCCCGCTTAAAGAGCGATGGTCAGCCCGTGCAGTACAACGGCATTGGCACCATGTCCAAGTCCAAGAACAACGGCGTGGACCCTCAATCCCTGATCGACACGCTGGGTGCGGACACCGCCCGCCTGTTCATCATGTTCGCCAGCCCGCCAGAACAGACGCTGGAGTGGTCTGATTCGGGTGTGGATGGCGCCAACCGCTTCCTGCGTCGCCTGTGGGCCTTCTGCTACAACCACGCCGATGCGCTGCGCGCCGGCAACGCCCAAGCTACCGATTGGAGTGATCTGGACGCCGCTGCCAAGCGCGCACGCCTGGAAATTCACTCGCTGCTCAAGCAAGCCAATTACGATTACGAGCGCATTCAATACAACACGGTTGTTTCGGCGTGCATGAAAATGCTCAACACGCTGGAACAGACGCAGTGGGAAGACACACCGGCAGCACAACGTGCGCTGGCCGAGACCACCTCCATCCTGTTGCGTGTTCTGTACCCGGTTGTCCCCCACATCACCTGGCAGTTGTGGCGTGAGCTGGGTTGGGCTGATACGCTGGGTGATCTGCTCGATGCAGCCTGGCCCGACGTTGATGAACAGGCCTTGATTGCCGACGAAATTGAACTGATGCTGCAAGTCAACGGCAAGCTGCGCGGCTCACTGGTCGTGCCTCAGGGAGCAGAAAAAGCCGCCATTGAACAAGCCGCTGCCCAACACGCCGCCGTGCTCAAGTATTTGGAAGGCCGCCCTGCCAAACGCATTATCGTCGTGCCCGGCAAACTCGTTAACGTCGTAGGTTAATCATGCACTCAGCCCGCCTATTTTCTTCCAGCTCCATGTCTGCTCCTGCACCCAGGTTCTGGGGACTGGCGGGCCTGATCGTCCTGCTCAGCCTGGTGTTGACCGCCTGCGGTTTCCATCTGAAAGGCGTGTCTCCGCTGCCGTTTGACACGCTATACACGAACATTACGGACAACAGCGCTTTTGGCGCGAACCTGCGCCGCACTTTATCGGCCAGCTCGCCGCAGACCCGCTTTGTTGAGCGCCCGCAAGAGGCAGAGGCCCTCTTGCAACAGCTCTCGCTCAACCGTAATCAACGTGAGATCTCCATCAACGCCAAAGGTCAGGTGGAAGAGTACGAACTGCAGCTGACCTTCGTGTTTGAACTGCTGGACGCCAAGGGCCGCCCCATCCTGCCTCCCACCACCTTGAACGTGATTCGAGAGGTGCCTTATGACGCTGAAGCGGTTCAGGCCAAAGACAGCGAGATCGAGATGATTTTCCGTGACATGGAACAGTCACTGATCAACCGAATCGTGCGCCGCCTGAGCTCTCCCGATGTCGCCAGCGCCTACCACTTCCTGCGCAGTCAGCCCGAGGCCAGCTCGATGGAAGAGATGGAACTGCTGCCCGCGCGAGAACAGGCGCCGTTGTAAGTATGGGACGCAGGGCCGACCACGACACCTTGCTGCGCGAACTGGCTACGCCATCCGCCGCTTTCCAACCACTTTATGTGGTGTCTGGCGACGAGCCCCTCTTGCTGGTTGAAGCAGCCGACGCGGTACGCGCCCGTGCCCGTCAGGATGGTTTTACAGAACGCAGCAGCTTTACGCTGGATGCACGCGCAGACTGGTCCCAGCTATTTGCGGTGGCCCAGAACATCTCCTTGTTTGGCGATCAAAAGCTGGTGGATATCAACATCCCCAGTGGCAAACCCGGCAAACCGGGGGGCGACGCCCTGCAAAAACTGTGCGAACTGATTAGCGGTGGCCAGATGGACGGCACCAGCTTTCTGATCCAACTGCCCAGATTGGACAAGGCCACGCGCAACAGCAAATGGTGTCAAGCTCTGGAACAAGCGGCCTACTGGGTTGAAATTCAGCCCATCAGTCGCCACTCCCTGGCGGGCTGGATTGCCCAGCGCCTCCAGGCTCAGGACCAAAGCCTGGAGCGCAACAGCCTGGAATGGATGGCTGACAAGGTTGAGGGCAATCTGTTGGCTGCGCATCAGGAAATCCAGAAACTGGCCCTGATTTACCCACCTGGACAGCTCACCCAGCAAGAACTGGAGAGCGCGGTACTGAATGTGGCACGATACAGCGTGTTTGATCTGCGCGACGCCATGCTGGCGGGCCATAGCCAACGGGCGCTCACCATACTGGATGGCTTGCAGGCAGAAGGCGAGGCCTTGCCTCTGGTCTTGTGGGCCGTGGGTGAAGAGGTCCGCACCCTGGCGCGCCTGTCGCAAGCGCGTCAGCAAGGGATGGATTTATCCAACCTGTTTCGTCAATACCGCATTTTCGGTCCGCGTGAAAAACTGGTACGCCAGGCGCTGGATCGCATCCCGCCCCACAGCTGGCCCGCCTCGGTTCTGCACGCCCACGATATAGACCGTTTGATTAAAGGCCTGCACCCCAACGGACGTCAGCAAGACCCGTGGGAAGAAATGCGCCGCCTGACCATGCGTATCGCGGTCGCGACACAAGCGCCCCGTCGCTAAGCGTCCAATACCCCTTAATGTCTTAATTGTTGCGATAATGCTCTCTTGAACCGGAGAGTTACACGGCTATGAACGATATCACCCAGTCCTCTGCCGCCACCCAGGTCGGCGATCTGTCCTCCATGATGCAAGATTTGGGCAAGCGTGCCCAGCTTGCTGCACGCCGCATGCGCGCCGCCACCGGCAAAGCCAAGGCTGACGCCCTGCGCTACATGGCTGACGCCCTGATTGAACAAAAAGCCCAGTTGCAGGCGGCCAACGAGCTGGACCTGCAAGCGGCACGTGAACGTCAGATTGCCCCGGCCATGATCGAGCGTCTGGCCCTGTCCGACCGTGCCCTGGAGATCATGACCACAGGCCTGCGTCAGATTGCCGACATGGACGATCCGGTCGGACAGATCAGCGCCTCGCGTACTCGCCCCAACGGCATGCGCGTCGCCCAGATGCGCGTGCCATTGGGCGTGATCGGCATCATTTACGAATCGCGCCCCAACGTGACCATTGACGCCGCCGCCCTGTGCCTGAAATCGGGCAATGCCACGATTTTGCGCGGTGGCAGCGAAGCATTCCACTCCAACCAGGCTTTGGCGCAGATTATTTCCAACAGTCTGGAGCGCGCCGGATTGCCCAAAGACGCCGTGCAAGTAGTGCCCACGACCGACCGCGATGCCGTCGGCCTGCTGGTGACCATGAATGACTACGTGGACGTCATCGTGCCGCGTGGTGGCAAAAGCCTGATCCAACGCCTGAGCGCCGAAGCAACCGTGCCGCTGATCAAGCATCTGGATGGCAACTGCCACGTCTATGTGGACGAGTTCGCCGATCTGGAAAAAGCCAATCGTATTGTCTTTAATGCCAAAACCTACCGCTATGGTATTTGCGGCACGATGGAGACCTTGTTGGTTCACCGCAGCATTGCGCCGGCTTTCCTGCCGGAAATGGCCCGCCAACTACAGGAAAAAGGCGTGGAACTACGAGGCTGTGAGCAGACCCGTGCGCTGGTCGCCAATGTCGCTCCCGCTACCGAAGAGGATTGGGAGACCGAGTTTGCCGCGGCCATACTGGCCGTACGCATTGTGGACTCCATGGATCAAGCCATGGACCATATCGCTCAGTACAGCTCCGAACACACCGAATCCATTGTGACGGAAAACCTGAGCCAGGCCGAACGTTTCCAACGTGAAGTCGATTCCAGCTCTGTCATGGTAAACCTGCCCACCTGTTTTGCCGACGGCTTCGAGTATGGCCTGGGAGCCGAAATCGGCATTTCCACCAACCGTCTTCATGCCCGTGGTCCAGTCGGCCTGGAAGGGCTGACGACTTATAAATGGGTGTTGCACGGCAACGGCCAGATGCGTGGTTAAATGATGCTTTGGCTAAAGACCTTTCACATCCTGTTTGTGACCTCCTGGTTTGCCGGGCTCTTCTACCTGCCCCGCATTTATGTCAACCTGGCCCAGGAGCACGACCCCAAAACCCATGAAACGCTGCTGGGCATGGCTCGACGCCTGTATCGCTTCATGGCGCCCCTAGCCGTCCTGACCTTGCTGACGGGCCTGGGGCTGTTTTTGTATTACGGCATAGGCAAAGGACAGGGATGGATGCACGCCAAGCTGACCCTGGTTCTGGTTCTGTTTGCCTTTCACGGTGTGTGCGGACGCTATCTGCGGCAGTTCCAGCAAGGACAGCAAAACCGCTCACACGTATTCTTCCGCTGGTTCAATGAAATTCCGGTCATCGTTCTGCTGCTGGTCCTCATCCTGGTGGTTATAAAACCCTTCTAATACCTTATTCATGTCAGACCAATCTGAACGCAAGACACTAAGCCTGAACCCAGGCGCCAAAAAGAAAGCCAGC
This genomic interval from Alcaligenes ammonioxydans contains the following:
- the leuS gene encoding leucine--tRNA ligase, with translation MQERYNPSEVEQLAQQNWTDRDAYRAVENATAPDGSLKPKFYACSMLPYPSGKLHMGHVRNYTINDMMARQLRMRGFNVLMPMGWDAFGMPAENAAIKSQVPPAKWTYDNIAYMKKQMQAMGLAIDWSREMCACDPEYYKWNQWLFLKMLEKGIAYRKTQTVNWDPVDQTVLANEQVIEGRGWRSGALVEKREIPGYYLRITDYAEELLDTVKTGLPGWPERVRLMQENWIGKSQGVRFAFPHDIRDEQGQLIQDGRLYVFTTRVDTIMGVTFCAVAPEHPLAALAARNNPELTAFIEECKKGGTTEADMATREKEGLPTGLSVKHPLTGADVPVWVGNYVLMSYGDGAVMGVPAHDERDFAFALKYQLPINQVIGVEGKEYDATQWQDWYGDKQQGQTINSGKYDGLTHVAAVDAIAADLNAKELGEKQTTYRLRDWGISRQRYWGTPIPIIHCDDCGPVPVPEKDLPVVLPEELIPDGSGNPLNKHDAFLKCACPSCGKPARRETDTMDTFVDSSWYFLRYTTPNLNDSMTDPRTDYWMPMDQYIGGIEHAVLHLLYARFWTKVMRDMGLVKIDEPFTRLLCQGMVLNHSYTRRTPQGGIEYFWPETVENVYDEKGAIIGARLKSDGQPVQYNGIGTMSKSKNNGVDPQSLIDTLGADTARLFIMFASPPEQTLEWSDSGVDGANRFLRRLWAFCYNHADALRAGNAQATDWSDLDAAAKRARLEIHSLLKQANYDYERIQYNTVVSACMKMLNTLEQTQWEDTPAAQRALAETTSILLRVLYPVVPHITWQLWRELGWADTLGDLLDAAWPDVDEQALIADEIELMLQVNGKLRGSLVVPQGAEKAAIEQAAAQHAAVLKYLEGRPAKRIIVVPGKLVNVVG
- a CDS encoding LPS-assembly lipoprotein LptE, producing the protein MHSARLFSSSSMSAPAPRFWGLAGLIVLLSLVLTACGFHLKGVSPLPFDTLYTNITDNSAFGANLRRTLSASSPQTRFVERPQEAEALLQQLSLNRNQREISINAKGQVEEYELQLTFVFELLDAKGRPILPPTTLNVIREVPYDAEAVQAKDSEIEMIFRDMEQSLINRIVRRLSSPDVASAYHFLRSQPEASSMEEMELLPAREQAPL
- the holA gene encoding DNA polymerase III subunit delta is translated as MGRRADHDTLLRELATPSAAFQPLYVVSGDEPLLLVEAADAVRARARQDGFTERSSFTLDARADWSQLFAVAQNISLFGDQKLVDINIPSGKPGKPGGDALQKLCELISGGQMDGTSFLIQLPRLDKATRNSKWCQALEQAAYWVEIQPISRHSLAGWIAQRLQAQDQSLERNSLEWMADKVEGNLLAAHQEIQKLALIYPPGQLTQQELESAVLNVARYSVFDLRDAMLAGHSQRALTILDGLQAEGEALPLVLWAVGEEVRTLARLSQARQQGMDLSNLFRQYRIFGPREKLVRQALDRIPPHSWPASVLHAHDIDRLIKGLHPNGRQQDPWEEMRRLTMRIAVATQAPRR
- a CDS encoding glutamate-5-semialdehyde dehydrogenase, with product MNDITQSSAATQVGDLSSMMQDLGKRAQLAARRMRAATGKAKADALRYMADALIEQKAQLQAANELDLQAARERQIAPAMIERLALSDRALEIMTTGLRQIADMDDPVGQISASRTRPNGMRVAQMRVPLGVIGIIYESRPNVTIDAAALCLKSGNATILRGGSEAFHSNQALAQIISNSLERAGLPKDAVQVVPTTDRDAVGLLVTMNDYVDVIVPRGGKSLIQRLSAEATVPLIKHLDGNCHVYVDEFADLEKANRIVFNAKTYRYGICGTMETLLVHRSIAPAFLPEMARQLQEKGVELRGCEQTRALVANVAPATEEDWETEFAAAILAVRIVDSMDQAMDHIAQYSSEHTESIVTENLSQAERFQREVDSSSVMVNLPTCFADGFEYGLGAEIGISTNRLHARGPVGLEGLTTYKWVLHGNGQMRG
- a CDS encoding CopD family protein translates to MLWLKTFHILFVTSWFAGLFYLPRIYVNLAQEHDPKTHETLLGMARRLYRFMAPLAVLTLLTGLGLFLYYGIGKGQGWMHAKLTLVLVLFAFHGVCGRYLRQFQQGQQNRSHVFFRWFNEIPVIVLLLVLILVVIKPF